In Burkholderia gladioli, a genomic segment contains:
- a CDS encoding ABC-F family ATPase — protein MLSTANITMQFGPKPLFENISVKFGEGNRYGLIGANGCGKSTFMKILGGDLEPSGGNVALEPNIRLGKLRQDQFAYEDVRVLDVVMQGHTEMWAAMTERDAIYANPEATDDDYMHAAELEAKFAEFGGYDAEARAGALLLGIGIDEKLHNGTMSEVAPGWKLRVLLAQALFSKPDVLLLDEPTNNLDINSIRWLEDTLNQYNSTMIIISHDRHFLNSVCTHMADMDFGTLKVWPGNYDDYMLASAQARERQANANARAKERVAELQDFVRRFSANKSKARQATSRAKQIDKIKIEEFKPSSRQNPFIRFEFEKKLHNIAVVAEEATKKYERTIFSNFNLSVQPGERIAIIGENGAGKTTLLRALLGNLELDHGSVKWAENANVGYMPQDTYEEFPDDVTLMEWIDNYRKEGDDETMVRGTLGRLLFSADDIKKSVKVLSGGEKGRMIWGKLMLGRHNVLLMDEPTNHMDMESIESLQIALEQFEGTLIFVSHDREFVSGLANRIIEVRTDGTLNDFGGNYEDFLATQEKA, from the coding sequence GTGCTTTCTACCGCCAACATCACGATGCAATTCGGGCCCAAGCCCCTGTTCGAGAACATCTCGGTCAAGTTCGGGGAGGGCAACCGCTACGGGCTGATCGGCGCGAACGGCTGCGGCAAGTCGACCTTCATGAAGATCCTCGGCGGCGATCTCGAGCCCAGCGGCGGCAATGTCGCGCTCGAGCCGAACATCCGCCTGGGCAAGCTGCGCCAGGACCAGTTCGCCTACGAGGACGTGCGCGTGCTCGACGTGGTGATGCAGGGCCACACGGAAATGTGGGCCGCCATGACCGAGCGCGACGCGATCTACGCGAACCCGGAAGCCACCGACGACGACTACATGCACGCGGCCGAGCTGGAGGCGAAGTTCGCCGAGTTCGGCGGCTACGACGCCGAGGCGCGCGCGGGTGCGCTGCTGCTGGGCATCGGCATCGACGAGAAGCTGCACAACGGCACCATGAGCGAGGTGGCCCCCGGCTGGAAGCTGCGCGTGCTGCTGGCGCAGGCGCTGTTCTCCAAGCCCGACGTGCTGCTGCTCGACGAGCCGACCAACAACCTGGACATCAACTCGATCCGTTGGCTGGAAGACACGCTCAACCAGTACAACTCGACGATGATCATCATCTCGCACGATCGTCACTTCCTGAACTCGGTCTGCACTCACATGGCCGACATGGACTTCGGCACGCTGAAGGTCTGGCCGGGCAACTACGACGACTACATGCTCGCCTCGGCGCAGGCGCGCGAGCGTCAGGCCAATGCCAACGCGCGTGCCAAGGAGCGCGTGGCCGAACTGCAGGACTTCGTGCGCCGCTTCTCGGCGAACAAGTCCAAGGCGCGCCAGGCCACCAGCCGCGCCAAGCAGATCGACAAGATCAAGATCGAGGAATTCAAGCCTTCGTCGCGCCAGAACCCGTTCATCCGCTTCGAGTTCGAGAAGAAGCTGCACAACATCGCAGTGGTGGCGGAAGAGGCGACCAAGAAGTACGAGCGCACCATCTTCAGCAATTTCAACCTGTCGGTGCAGCCGGGCGAGCGCATCGCCATCATCGGCGAGAACGGCGCGGGCAAGACCACGCTGCTGCGCGCGCTGCTCGGCAATCTCGAGCTCGACCACGGCAGCGTCAAGTGGGCCGAGAACGCGAACGTCGGCTACATGCCGCAGGACACCTACGAGGAGTTCCCGGACGACGTCACGCTGATGGAGTGGATCGACAACTACCGCAAGGAAGGCGACGACGAGACCATGGTGCGCGGCACGCTGGGCCGCCTGCTGTTCTCGGCCGACGACATCAAGAAGTCGGTGAAGGTGCTGTCGGGCGGCGAGAAGGGCCGCATGATCTGGGGCAAGCTGATGCTGGGCCGCCACAACGTGCTGCTGATGGACGAGCCGACCAACCACATGGACATGGAGTCGATCGAGTCGCTGCAGATCGCGCTCGAGCAGTTCGAGGGCACGCTGATCTTCGTCTCGCACGACCGCGAGTTCGTCAGCGGCCTGGCCAATCGCATCATCGAGGTGCGCACCGACGGCACGCTCAACGACTTCGGCGGTAATTACGAGGACTTCCTGGCGACGCAGGAAAAGGCCTGA
- a CDS encoding AsmA family protein, with the protein MTLTRVIGKSAAWIVGIILVLIAALVVFILTFDWNRARPYINERVSTEIGRPFAIQGDLKVGWRRPSGETGWRAWIPWPSFTANNIVIGNPDWTKSPHFATLDAAHFDLAVLPLLAHRVVIPSIDIVNPALDIERLADGRNNWTFSFKQSGEPSTWKVELHDFGFAKGTVSYRDAITKADLNVAIDTLGQPIPLGEVLKQQEATSRAASAQRVGKAGAAQLTKKIEAASAAAAASAASGASSVSIAAASTASGASAGDASVAQASSASSASSADAAVAAASAASGAAATPPAPTYAFGLVVKGRYKNVPIDGTGKIGGVLAVRDATRPFPLQADIKAGDTRLAIVGTLTDPMQLAAIDLRLWLQGTSMSHLYALTGVTLPDTPPYATEGRLIGQFRRNGSTFRYENFDGRVGSSDLHGTLSYAQRAPRPLLSGELVSNLLQFSDLAPVVGADSASSKRARGDTTRQPADRVLPVETFRTDRWKALDADVKFTGRKLIKNKDLPISDLYTHIVMQDGVLSLTPLRFGVAGGTLSTEARLDGSGTPLKGRFSVAARHLKLKQLFPTAKVMQSAFGEINGDATLAASGNSPAALAATSTGEVKALVTDGAISRLLMEAAGLNVANVVYEKLFGNRDVKINCAAVDFVATDGILNSKLFALDTDDAVIRVDGNVNLRDEGMDLQIHPQTKGFRVFSLRSPLYVKGTFKNPKVGVNVGALALRAGAAVGLGIINPFAALIPLIAPSNNRDVPCSELFAQLNASQQMKKAAAEGAKKH; encoded by the coding sequence ATGACGCTTACCCGAGTCATCGGCAAATCGGCGGCCTGGATCGTCGGCATCATCCTGGTGCTGATCGCCGCGCTCGTCGTCTTCATCCTCACGTTCGACTGGAATCGCGCGAGGCCGTATATCAACGAACGCGTCAGCACCGAGATCGGCCGGCCGTTCGCGATCCAGGGCGACCTCAAGGTCGGCTGGCGCCGTCCCTCCGGCGAAACCGGCTGGCGCGCCTGGATACCCTGGCCGAGCTTCACCGCCAACAACATCGTGATCGGCAATCCCGACTGGACGAAATCCCCGCATTTCGCCACGCTCGACGCCGCGCATTTCGACCTCGCCGTGCTGCCGCTGCTCGCGCATCGCGTGGTGATCCCCTCGATCGACATCGTCAATCCCGCGCTCGACATCGAGCGGCTCGCCGACGGCCGCAACAACTGGACCTTTTCCTTCAAGCAGTCGGGCGAGCCGTCGACCTGGAAGGTCGAGCTTCACGATTTCGGTTTCGCCAAGGGCACGGTGAGCTATCGTGACGCGATCACCAAGGCCGACCTGAATGTCGCGATCGACACGCTCGGCCAGCCGATCCCGCTCGGCGAGGTGCTCAAGCAGCAGGAGGCCACCTCGCGCGCGGCCTCGGCGCAGCGCGTCGGCAAGGCCGGGGCCGCGCAACTGACGAAGAAGATCGAGGCGGCGTCGGCTGCGGCCGCGGCTTCCGCTGCTTCGGGTGCCTCGTCGGTTTCGATCGCGGCGGCTTCGACGGCCTCGGGCGCATCCGCCGGCGACGCGTCGGTCGCGCAGGCCTCGTCCGCGAGCAGCGCCTCGTCCGCCGATGCCGCGGTGGCTGCCGCCTCGGCGGCCAGCGGTGCCGCCGCCACGCCGCCCGCGCCGACCTATGCCTTCGGCCTGGTGGTGAAGGGCCGCTACAAGAACGTGCCGATCGACGGCACCGGCAAGATCGGCGGCGTGCTCGCGGTGCGCGACGCCACCCGCCCGTTCCCGCTGCAGGCCGACATCAAGGCTGGCGACACGCGCCTGGCGATCGTCGGCACGCTGACCGACCCGATGCAGCTCGCCGCCATCGACCTGCGGCTCTGGCTGCAGGGCACCAGCATGTCGCATCTGTACGCGCTGACGGGCGTCACCCTGCCCGATACGCCGCCCTATGCCACCGAAGGCCGGCTGATCGGCCAGTTCCGCCGCAACGGCAGCACCTTCCGCTACGAGAACTTCGACGGCCGGGTGGGCAGCAGCGACCTGCATGGCACGCTCAGCTATGCGCAGCGCGCGCCGCGCCCGCTGCTCTCGGGCGAGCTGGTCTCGAACCTGCTGCAGTTCTCGGATCTCGCGCCGGTGGTGGGCGCCGACAGCGCCTCGAGCAAGCGCGCGCGCGGCGATACCACCAGGCAGCCTGCCGATCGCGTGCTGCCGGTCGAGACCTTCCGCACCGATCGCTGGAAGGCGCTGGACGCCGATGTGAAGTTCACGGGCCGCAAGCTGATCAAGAACAAGGACCTGCCGATCAGCGATCTCTACACCCATATCGTGATGCAGGACGGCGTGCTCTCGCTCACGCCGCTGCGCTTCGGCGTGGCCGGCGGCACGCTGTCCACCGAGGCGCGGCTCGACGGCAGCGGCACGCCGCTCAAGGGCCGCTTCTCGGTGGCCGCGCGGCACCTGAAGCTCAAGCAGTTGTTCCCGACCGCGAAGGTGATGCAATCGGCCTTCGGCGAGATCAACGGCGACGCCACGCTGGCGGCTTCCGGCAACTCGCCGGCCGCGCTGGCGGCCACCTCGACGGGCGAGGTCAAGGCGCTGGTCACCGACGGCGCGATCAGCCGGCTGCTGATGGAGGCGGCGGGGCTCAACGTCGCCAACGTGGTCTACGAGAAGCTGTTCGGCAATCGCGACGTGAAGATCAACTGCGCGGCGGTCGACTTCGTCGCCACCGACGGCATCCTGAACTCCAAGCTGTTCGCGCTCGATACCGACGACGCCGTGATCCGCGTCGACGGCAACGTGAACCTGCGCGACGAGGGCATGGACCTGCAGATCCATCCGCAGACCAAGGGCTTCCGCGTGTTCTCGCTGCGTTCGCCGCTCTACGTGAAGGGCACCTTCAAGAACCCGAAGGTGGGCGTCAACGTCGGCGCGCTGGCCTTGCGGGCCGGCGCTGCGGTGGGCCTGGGCATCATCAACCCGTTCGCCGCGCTGATCCCGCTGATCGCGCCGAGCAACAACCGCGACGTGCCGTGCTCGGAGCTGTTCGCGCAGCTCAATGCCTCGCAGCAGATGAAGAAGGCGGCCGCGGAGGGCGCGAAGAAGCATTGA
- a CDS encoding ABC transporter ATP-binding protein translates to MTPAGLIEARGLTRRDPVSQRVLVAPTDFLLAAGMRVAVTGPSGSGKSVFLRALALLDPIDGGALLWRGAPVARASITRYRRGVAYLRQRPAAFDDGSVEDLLRYPYSLAVYGDLRFDRARVAELAIRAGRADDFLDQAASELSGGEAQIAALLRVLQLEPEVLLLDEPTAALDPESARAVETLVTAWFEAAPEARAYMWVSHDPAQAARVGSRQVRMRAGVLGDADEPGSQDQDEAAR, encoded by the coding sequence ATGACACCAGCCGGCCTGATCGAAGCCCGCGGCCTGACCCGTCGCGACCCAGTCTCGCAAAGGGTGTTGGTGGCGCCGACCGACTTTCTTCTCGCCGCGGGCATGCGCGTTGCTGTCACCGGTCCGTCCGGATCGGGCAAGAGCGTGTTCCTGCGCGCGCTCGCCCTGCTCGATCCGATCGACGGCGGCGCCCTGCTCTGGCGCGGCGCACCGGTTGCGCGCGCATCGATCACGCGCTACCGCCGCGGCGTCGCCTATCTGCGCCAGCGCCCTGCCGCCTTCGACGACGGCAGCGTCGAGGATCTGCTGCGCTACCCGTATTCGCTGGCCGTCTATGGCGACCTGCGCTTCGATCGCGCCCGCGTGGCCGAGCTCGCGATTCGCGCCGGCCGCGCCGACGATTTTCTCGACCAGGCCGCCAGCGAACTGTCGGGCGGCGAGGCGCAGATCGCCGCGCTGCTGCGCGTGCTGCAGCTCGAACCCGAGGTGCTGCTGCTCGACGAACCGACCGCCGCGCTCGATCCCGAATCGGCGCGCGCGGTCGAGACGCTGGTGACGGCGTGGTTCGAGGCCGCGCCCGAGGCGCGCGCCTATATGTGGGTCTCGCACGATCCGGCGCAGGCGGCCCGGGTCGGCTCGCGCCAGGTGAGGATGCGCGCCGGCGTGCTCGGCGACGCCGACGAGCCGGGCAGCCAGGACCAAGACGAGGCAGCGCGATGA
- a CDS encoding ABC transporter permease has protein sequence MSPVLQDLSLGDVAIAAALVAVNGALSFALSLGLGRQLAIAAVRTVVQLLAIGYVLGWVFGHPSWTVVLPLMILMTLVAGFAGAARGERTYAGQRIDSIVSIWAGSWAVGAVGLFVVIRIHPWYEPQYAIPILGMILGNALTGVGLGVERMTGELTARRDRIETALALGATRWEAARDAARQAVRAGMLPTLNQMAVVGIVSLPGMMTGQVLAGQPPLQAVRYQIVVMFLIAAASALGTVGAVLQTYRRLFSADHRFLSARLVERKPRRKRR, from the coding sequence ATGAGCCCGGTACTGCAGGACCTGAGCCTCGGCGACGTGGCGATCGCCGCCGCGCTGGTGGCGGTCAATGGCGCGCTGTCCTTCGCGCTGTCGCTGGGCCTGGGCCGCCAGTTGGCGATCGCCGCGGTGCGCACCGTGGTGCAGTTGCTCGCGATCGGTTACGTGCTGGGCTGGGTGTTCGGTCATCCGAGCTGGACCGTGGTGCTGCCGCTGATGATCCTGATGACGCTGGTGGCCGGCTTCGCCGGCGCCGCGCGCGGCGAGCGCACCTACGCGGGCCAGCGCATCGACAGCATCGTGTCGATCTGGGCGGGTTCCTGGGCGGTCGGCGCGGTCGGGCTGTTCGTGGTGATCCGCATCCATCCCTGGTACGAGCCGCAGTATGCGATCCCGATCCTCGGCATGATCCTCGGCAATGCGCTGACCGGCGTCGGGCTCGGCGTCGAACGCATGACGGGCGAGCTGACCGCGCGGCGCGACCGCATCGAGACCGCGCTGGCGCTCGGCGCGACGCGCTGGGAAGCAGCCCGGGACGCCGCGCGCCAGGCCGTGCGCGCCGGCATGCTGCCGACCCTGAACCAGATGGCGGTGGTCGGCATCGTCAGCCTGCCGGGCATGATGACGGGCCAGGTGCTGGCCGGTCAGCCCCCCCTGCAGGCGGTGCGCTACCAGATCGTGGTCATGTTCCTGATCGCGGCGGCCTCGGCGCTGGGCACGGTCGGCGCGGTGCTGCAGACCTACCGGCGCCTGTTCTCGGCCGACCACCGCTTCCTGTCCGCGCGCCTGGTCGAGCGCAAGCCGCGCAGGAAGCGGCGCTGA
- a CDS encoding DUF6013 family protein, which yields MSLRIPCVAVCAVAFAAALASSAANAAPPIKGSASGGNDGQLQYTVKVDSKRFGASEETRKIRSGETDDFNWKSVPPSGAVAMPDGCPDADSLPRDANGAMVRQTQVRLAPSVDAKGMATVQISFQASAPDGTTSVSADGKTLQCPKPVTVSEVKRVSLSTRGGAKTIAMSDGTRVTVSIQP from the coding sequence ATGAGCCTGCGTATTCCGTGCGTCGCCGTGTGCGCCGTCGCCTTCGCGGCGGCCCTCGCCAGCTCCGCCGCGAACGCGGCGCCGCCGATCAAGGGCAGCGCCAGCGGCGGCAACGACGGCCAGCTCCAGTACACGGTGAAGGTCGATTCGAAGCGCTTCGGCGCCTCCGAGGAAACGCGCAAGATCCGCTCGGGCGAAACCGACGACTTCAACTGGAAGTCGGTGCCGCCCTCGGGCGCGGTGGCGATGCCTGACGGTTGCCCTGATGCCGATTCCCTGCCGCGCGACGCGAACGGCGCGATGGTCCGACAGACCCAGGTGCGGCTCGCGCCCTCGGTCGACGCCAAGGGCATGGCCACGGTGCAGATCAGCTTCCAGGCCAGCGCGCCCGACGGCACCACCTCGGTGAGCGCCGATGGCAAGACCCTGCAGTGCCCGAAGCCGGTTACCGTCAGCGAGGTCAAGCGCGTCTCGCTCTCGACGCGCGGCGGCGCGAAGACCATCGCGATGAGCGACGGCACGCGCGTGACGGTATCGATCCAGCCGTGA
- a CDS encoding zinc-binding alcohol dehydrogenase family protein codes for MKAIGLTRYLPIDDPQSLVDVELPTPAPSGRDLLVKVEAVSVNPVDTKVRAPKDKVESSPRVLGWDAAGTVAAVGPEVTLFRVGDPVYYAGSITRPGANSEYHLVDERIVALKPASLDFAAAAALPLTAITAWEALFDRLKVSPQGRDAGKTVLVIGGAGGVGSIGIQLAKQLGQLTVIATASRPESAKWVLELGADHVVDHFGDLPAQIRAAGFESVDYVLVFNDTDRHFPAAAEIVKPQGGICTIVENAKPVPVEQLKAKSAAFHWEFMFTRSMFGTPDMIEQHKLLTEVARLVDAGTLRATVGQQLGAINAANLREAHRLLEAGRAIGKLVLSGF; via the coding sequence ATGAAAGCGATTGGCCTGACCCGTTACCTCCCGATCGACGACCCGCAGTCGCTGGTCGACGTCGAGCTGCCCACCCCCGCGCCGAGCGGCCGCGACCTGCTGGTCAAGGTCGAGGCGGTGTCGGTCAACCCGGTCGACACCAAGGTGCGCGCGCCCAAGGACAAGGTGGAGTCCAGCCCGCGCGTGCTGGGCTGGGACGCGGCCGGCACGGTGGCCGCGGTCGGCCCCGAGGTCACGCTGTTCCGGGTCGGCGATCCGGTCTATTACGCCGGCAGCATTACGCGGCCCGGCGCGAACAGCGAGTACCACCTGGTCGACGAGCGGATCGTCGCGCTCAAGCCGGCCTCGCTCGACTTCGCGGCGGCCGCCGCGCTGCCGTTGACGGCGATCACCGCCTGGGAGGCCCTGTTCGACCGCCTGAAGGTGTCGCCGCAAGGCCGCGACGCGGGCAAGACCGTGCTGGTGATCGGCGGCGCGGGCGGGGTCGGCTCGATCGGCATCCAGCTCGCCAAGCAGCTCGGCCAGCTCACGGTGATCGCCACCGCCTCGCGTCCCGAGTCGGCCAAATGGGTGCTCGAGCTGGGTGCCGACCACGTGGTCGACCACTTCGGCGACCTGCCGGCGCAGATCCGCGCGGCCGGCTTCGAGTCGGTCGACTACGTGCTGGTGTTCAACGATACCGACCGCCATTTCCCGGCGGCCGCCGAGATCGTCAAGCCGCAGGGCGGCATCTGCACCATCGTCGAGAACGCCAAGCCGGTGCCCGTCGAGCAGCTCAAGGCGAAGAGCGCGGCCTTCCACTGGGAGTTCATGTTCACGCGCTCGATGTTCGGCACGCCCGACATGATCGAGCAGCACAAGCTGCTGACCGAGGTGGCGCGGCTGGTCGATGCGGGCACGCTGCGCGCCACGGTCGGCCAGCAGCTCGGCGCCATCAACGCCGCGAACCTGCGCGAGGCGCACCGCCTGCTCGAGGCCGGGCGCGCGATCGGCAAGCTGGTGCTGAGCGGGTTCTGA
- a CDS encoding LysR family transcriptional regulator: MSEPRDPRTTPADKPLDLLDVALFVRAALLANVSAAGREFGVSATVASSRLAQLERQLGARLLHRTTRRVTLTQDGELFLARAQTLLDAADSARAAVGRARGEPHGRLRISMSSSFGRQHVAPVIPAFLRRYPQVSIDLRLSDEIVDLVDEGIDLAIRLGALRDSSLVARRLAVNRRVVCASPAYLAEHGTPHHPADLARHECVVLGDQRDWAFETPAGPLTVRVGGRLVASNGEAIREALVDGFGIAIKSTWDVGPNLRDGSLVPVLADYPLAEPSAIWAVYPSRAFVPLKLTAFIDFIAAHFGDPPYWDREGGVAPRVPR; encoded by the coding sequence ATGAGCGAGCCTCGCGATCCCCGGACCACGCCTGCCGACAAACCGCTCGACCTGCTCGACGTCGCGCTGTTCGTGCGCGCCGCGTTGCTGGCCAATGTCTCGGCGGCCGGCCGCGAGTTCGGCGTGTCGGCCACGGTGGCCAGCAGCCGGCTGGCCCAGCTCGAACGCCAGCTCGGCGCGCGGTTGCTGCATCGCACCACCCGGCGCGTGACGCTGACCCAGGACGGCGAGCTGTTCCTCGCGCGTGCCCAGACGCTGCTCGATGCGGCCGACTCGGCCCGAGCGGCGGTCGGCCGGGCGCGCGGCGAGCCGCATGGCCGCCTGCGCATCTCGATGTCCTCCTCGTTCGGCCGCCAACATGTGGCGCCGGTGATCCCGGCCTTCCTGCGCCGCTACCCGCAAGTCTCGATCGACCTGCGCCTGTCCGACGAGATCGTCGACCTGGTCGACGAGGGCATCGACCTGGCGATCCGGCTCGGCGCGCTGCGCGATTCGAGCCTGGTGGCGCGGCGCCTGGCGGTGAATCGCCGCGTGGTCTGCGCCTCGCCGGCCTACCTGGCCGAACACGGCACGCCCCATCATCCGGCCGACCTGGCGCGCCACGAATGCGTGGTGCTCGGCGACCAGCGCGACTGGGCCTTCGAGACGCCGGCCGGCCCGCTCACGGTGCGCGTCGGCGGGCGCCTGGTGGCCAGCAACGGCGAGGCGATCCGCGAGGCGCTGGTGGACGGCTTCGGCATCGCCATCAAGTCCACCTGGGACGTCGGCCCGAACCTGCGCGACGGCTCGCTGGTGCCCGTGCTGGCCGACTACCCGCTCGCCGAGCCCTCGGCGATCTGGGCGGTCTACCCGAGCCGCGCCTTCGTGCCCTTGAAGCTGACCGCCTTCATCGATTTCATCGCCGCGCATTTCGGCGATCCGCCCTATTGGGATCGCGAGGGCGGCGTCGCGCCCCGGGTGCCGCGCTAG
- the serB gene encoding phosphoserine phosphatase SerB: MTTNLVIQSPAPLSPVHHKTLLALARGTGLASIDEQAIRIEGAQRAQAPDIAVYCGTHGLDYAFVEAGRRLGDFGLVAMDMDSTLITIECIDEIADFCGLKAEVAAITEASMRGEIKDFNESLTRRVALLAGLEASALERVYEERLQLSPGAEAMLAGARAAGLKTLLVSGGFSFFTERLKARLGLDFTRANTLEIVDGKLTGKVLGEIVNAEVKARTVRETCATLGFEPARAIAMGDGSNDLAMMATAGFSVAFRAKPVVREAASVAFDHVGLDGLLRLF; this comes from the coding sequence ATGACCACGAATCTCGTCATCCAGAGCCCCGCGCCGCTGTCCCCGGTCCACCACAAAACCCTGCTCGCGCTGGCACGCGGCACCGGCCTCGCCTCGATCGACGAACAGGCGATCCGCATCGAGGGCGCGCAGCGCGCGCAGGCACCCGACATCGCCGTCTATTGCGGCACCCACGGCCTCGATTACGCCTTCGTCGAGGCGGGCCGCCGGCTCGGCGATTTCGGGCTGGTCGCGATGGACATGGATTCGACGCTGATCACCATCGAGTGCATCGACGAGATCGCCGATTTCTGCGGCCTCAAGGCCGAGGTCGCCGCGATCACCGAAGCCTCGATGCGCGGCGAGATCAAGGATTTCAACGAGAGCCTGACGCGTCGCGTCGCGCTGCTGGCCGGGCTCGAGGCCAGCGCGCTGGAGCGTGTCTACGAGGAGCGGCTGCAACTGTCGCCGGGCGCCGAGGCGATGCTGGCCGGCGCCCGCGCCGCCGGCCTCAAGACCCTGCTGGTGTCGGGCGGCTTCAGCTTCTTCACCGAGCGGCTCAAGGCACGGCTCGGCCTCGACTTCACCCGGGCCAACACGCTCGAGATCGTCGACGGCAAGCTGACCGGCAAGGTGCTCGGCGAGATCGTCAATGCCGAGGTCAAGGCGCGCACCGTGCGCGAGACCTGCGCGACGCTCGGCTTCGAGCCCGCGCGCGCGATCGCGATGGGCGACGGCTCGAACGACCTGGCGATGATGGCCACCGCCGGCTTCTCGGTGGCGTTCCGCGCCAAGCCCGTGGTCCGCGAGGCGGCCAGCGTCGCATTCGACCACGTCGGCCTCGACGGCCTGCTGCGCCTGTTTTGA
- a CDS encoding cystathionine beta-lyase: MTDTSSPRALQTRIVQPEGELPAGWASFVTPVARASTVVFPDLATMRALDWREDDKWRYGLHATPTALELARQLAVIEGGAHALLQPSGLASIMNVYFGIVKSGDDVLVPHNAYSPNADLGNWLARDFGISVRFYDPLIGAGIAELIRPETRLLWLEAPGSVTMEVPDVRAITAVARERGVITAIDNTYSAGLAFKPFEHGVDISVQALTKYQSGGSDVLMGATITAERAIHERLKLARMRTGLGVSADDCSLVLRNLPNMRLRFEAHSRSALALAKWLKKRPEIASVLHPELPDCPGHEAFARDFTGAGGLFSVVFDARYRAEQIDRFVEALELFAIGWSWGGARSLAMPYDIASMRPSWSQGTLVRFYVGLEEEADLRADIERALAATLG; the protein is encoded by the coding sequence ATGACCGATACCTCTTCGCCGCGCGCCCTCCAGACCCGCATCGTCCAGCCCGAAGGCGAACTGCCCGCCGGCTGGGCCTCGTTCGTCACGCCGGTGGCGCGCGCCTCGACCGTGGTGTTCCCCGATCTGGCGACGATGCGCGCGCTCGACTGGCGCGAGGACGACAAGTGGCGCTACGGCCTGCACGCCACGCCCACCGCGCTCGAACTGGCACGCCAACTGGCCGTGATCGAGGGCGGCGCGCACGCGCTGCTGCAGCCCTCGGGGCTGGCGTCGATCATGAACGTCTATTTCGGCATCGTGAAGAGCGGCGACGACGTGCTGGTCCCGCACAACGCCTATAGCCCCAACGCCGATCTCGGCAACTGGCTGGCGCGCGATTTCGGCATCAGCGTGCGCTTCTACGATCCGCTGATCGGCGCCGGCATCGCCGAGCTGATCCGCCCCGAAACCCGCCTGCTGTGGCTGGAGGCGCCGGGCTCGGTGACCATGGAAGTGCCCGACGTGCGGGCCATCACGGCGGTGGCGCGCGAGCGCGGCGTGATCACCGCGATCGACAACACCTATTCGGCGGGCCTGGCGTTCAAGCCCTTCGAGCATGGCGTCGACATCTCGGTGCAGGCGCTCACCAAGTACCAGTCGGGCGGCAGCGACGTGCTGATGGGCGCGACCATCACGGCCGAGCGCGCGATCCACGAGCGGCTCAAGCTGGCGCGCATGCGCACCGGCCTGGGCGTGTCGGCCGACGACTGCTCGCTGGTCCTGCGCAACCTGCCGAACATGCGGCTGCGCTTCGAGGCACACAGCCGCAGCGCGCTGGCGCTGGCCAAGTGGCTGAAGAAGCGTCCCGAGATCGCCTCGGTGCTGCATCCCGAGCTGCCCGACTGCCCGGGCCACGAAGCCTTCGCGCGCGACTTCACGGGCGCGGGCGGGCTGTTCTCGGTGGTGTTCGACGCGCGTTATCGTGCCGAGCAGATCGACCGCTTCGTCGAGGCGCTCGAACTGTTCGCGATCGGCTGGAGCTGGGGCGGGGCGCGCAGTCTCGCGATGCCCTACGACATCGCCTCGATGCGGCCGAGCTGGTCGCAGGGCACCCTGGTGCGCTTCTACGTCGGTCTGGAAGAAGAGGCGGACCTGCGCGCGGACATCGAACGCGCGCTGGCCGCGACGCTCGGATAA